A window of Amphiprion ocellaris isolate individual 3 ecotype Okinawa chromosome 12, ASM2253959v1, whole genome shotgun sequence contains these coding sequences:
- the LOC111583094 gene encoding E3 ubiquitin-protein ligase pellino homolog 2, whose amino-acid sequence MNSPKKDGDDDVPVKDPVKYGELVILGYNGSLPSGDRGRRKSRFALYRRAKANGVKPSAVHILNTPQDSKAVHSRGQHSISFTLSRNQTVVVEYCHDNNTDMFQIGRSTESPIDFVVTDTSGGGKEAEDPSIAPSTISRFACRVVCERNPPYTARIYAAGFDSSKNIFLGEKATKWKNPDGHMDGLTTNGVLVMHPEGFPEDPKQGLWREISVCGDVYALRETRSGPSRGKLAEGESSALRDGSLVDLCGATLLWRTGEGLMRAPTLRHLEALRQELNASRPQCPVGLSTLAFPSLPRSHSLEERQPWVYLACGHVHGRHDWGQRSEGEEDPGEGESSTVRRECPLCRSVGPYVPLWLGCEPAVYVDAGAPTHGFVPCGHVCSERTARYWAETPLPHGTHAFRPVCPFCSTALSSPGWTRLIFQGPID is encoded by the exons GTACAATGGCTCTCTTCCAAGCGGAGACCGTGGGCGCAGAAAGAGCCGCTTCGCTCTGTACCGAAGGGCCAAGGCTAACGGTGTCAAACCCAGCGCCGTGCACATCCTCAACACGCCACAGGACAGCAAG GCGGTGcacagcagggggcagcacaGTATCTCTTTCACACTGTCCCGTAACCAGACGGTGGTGGTGGAGTACTGCCATGACAACAACACGGACATGTTCCAG ATTGGACGCTCCACAGAAAGTCCCATTGACTTCGTGGTGACTGACACCTCTGGAGGGGGAAAGGAAGCGGAGGACCCCTCCATCGCCCCCAGCACCATCTCCCGTTTCGCCTGCAGAGTGGTGTGTGAACGCAACCCTCCTTACACTGCTCGCATCTACGCCGCAGGCTTCGACTCCTCCAAAAATATCTTTCTAGGG GAGAAGGCAACCAAATGGAAAAATCCTGACGGGCACATGGATGGTTTGACCACCAATGGGGTTCTAGTGATGCACCCTGAGGGATTCCCAGAGGACCCTAAGCAGGGTCTGTGGAGAGAGATCTCTGTCTGTGGAGATGTTTATGCTCTGAGGGAAACCCGTTCTGGACCCAGCCGGGGCAAACTG GCGGAGGGAGAGAGCAGCGCACTACGAGACGGTTCTCTGGTTGATCTGTGTGGTGCCACCCTGTTGTGGCGAACAGGTGAGGGGCTCATGCGAGCTCCAACCCTGCGTCACCTGGAGGCTCTTCGTCAGGAGCTTAACGCGTCCCGGCCTCAGTGTCCTGTAGGCCTCAGCACACTGGCCTTCCCCAGCCTGCCACGGAGCCACAG CCTTGAAGAGCGTCAGCCCTGGGTCTACCTCGCCTGCGGCCACGTCCACGGACGCCACGACTGGGGCCAGAGatcagagggagaggaggatcCAGGAGAGGGCGAGAGCTCCACAGTCCGTCGTGAATGTCCCCTTTGCAGGAGCGTGGGCCCCTATGTGCCCCTGTGGCTGGGTTGTGAGCCTGCAGTGTACGTGGACGCCGGAGCTCCCACTCACGGTTTTGTGCCATGTGGCCACGTCTGCTCAGAGAGGACAGCCAGGTACTGGGCTGAGACTCCACTGCCCCACGGGACCCACGCCTTCAGACCCGTCTGCCCCTTCTGCTCCACTGCCCTCAGCTCCCCTGGCTGGACGAGGCTCATCTTCCAGGGTCCCATTGACTAG